In one Streptomyces sp. T12 genomic region, the following are encoded:
- the ectB gene encoding diaminobutyrate--2-oxoglutarate transaminase: MIAPTIESEVRSYCRNWPVVFDQGRGSRMYDRDGRVYLDFFAGASALNYGHNHPVLKRALLDYLEQDGVTHSLDMLTAAKENFLTEFAARVLGPRQLDYRVQFPGPTGTNSVEAALKLARKVTGRQTIVAFTGAFHGMSLGSLAATGNAAKRAGAGVPLGHTVRIPYDGFSGGQVSGLTLLDSMLADSSSGLDLPAAVIVETVQGEGGVNPAGLTWLADLAELCSRRDILLIIDDIQMGCGRTGPFFSFEAAGITPDIVCLSKSLSGYGLPMSLTLFRTELDVWQPGEHNGTFRGNNPAFVTAAAALREFWADSTLEKRTQERGLLFEERLAELADRHAAHVADSRGRGLVWGLAFREPSMARQVADAAFARGLLVETAGSYDEVVKLMPALTSTDEELDEGFGILRDSVTSAVGG, translated from the coding sequence ATGATCGCCCCCACAATCGAGTCCGAAGTCCGCAGCTACTGCAGGAACTGGCCCGTGGTGTTCGACCAGGGGCGCGGCAGCCGCATGTACGACCGCGACGGCCGCGTCTATCTGGACTTCTTCGCGGGTGCCAGCGCCCTGAACTACGGCCACAACCACCCCGTCCTCAAACGGGCCCTGCTCGACTACCTGGAGCAGGACGGGGTCACCCACAGCCTGGACATGCTGACCGCCGCCAAGGAGAACTTCCTCACCGAGTTCGCGGCGCGGGTGCTCGGCCCTCGCCAGCTGGACTACCGGGTGCAGTTCCCCGGCCCCACCGGGACCAACAGCGTGGAGGCCGCGCTCAAGCTGGCCCGCAAGGTGACGGGACGTCAGACGATCGTCGCCTTCACCGGTGCCTTCCACGGCATGTCGCTGGGGTCACTGGCCGCCACGGGAAACGCCGCCAAGCGCGCGGGTGCCGGCGTTCCGCTCGGACACACCGTGCGCATCCCCTACGACGGGTTCTCCGGCGGCCAGGTGTCCGGGCTGACGCTGCTGGACAGCATGCTGGCCGACAGCAGCAGCGGCCTGGACCTCCCCGCGGCCGTCATCGTGGAGACCGTGCAGGGTGAGGGCGGCGTCAACCCGGCCGGCTTGACCTGGCTCGCCGACCTCGCGGAGCTGTGCAGCCGCCGAGACATCCTCCTGATCATCGACGACATCCAGATGGGCTGCGGCCGCACGGGGCCCTTCTTCAGCTTCGAGGCCGCCGGGATCACCCCGGACATCGTCTGCCTGTCCAAGTCCCTCAGCGGATACGGCCTGCCGATGTCCCTCACGCTCTTCCGCACCGAGTTGGACGTGTGGCAACCGGGCGAGCACAACGGCACGTTCCGCGGCAACAACCCGGCCTTCGTGACGGCAGCCGCCGCCCTGCGGGAGTTCTGGGCGGACAGCACCCTGGAGAAGCGGACCCAAGAACGGGGCCTGCTGTTCGAGGAGAGGCTGGCCGAGCTCGCCGATCGGCACGCGGCGCATGTAGCGGACTCGCGCGGCCGTGGCCTGGTGTGGGGTCTGGCCTTCCGGGAGCCGAGCATGGCCAGGCAGGTCGCTGACGCGGCCTTCGCCCGCGGGCTCCTGGTGGAGACGGCGGGCTCCTACGACGAGGTGGTCAAGCTCATGCCGGCCCTGACCTCCACGGACGAAGAGCTGGACGAGGGGTTCGGCATCCTGCGGGACTCGGTGACATCAGCCGTGGGCGGCTGA
- a CDS encoding DUF5994 family protein, protein MPLPRLSVTPNVSHGPLDGAWWPRCDALELELPALVGCLDPAVGTVTRVTVDTASWPDAPQKVMAPGHTIEVVRTDLDAKAHAITLDCGTTGRWELLVIPPDEPAATAARLLTAAADPENPLSAPRILALAENGSAGEAAGESEGRPGLR, encoded by the coding sequence ATGCCCTTGCCCCGGCTGAGTGTCACGCCGAATGTCAGCCACGGCCCGCTGGACGGTGCGTGGTGGCCGCGCTGTGACGCGCTGGAGCTGGAGTTGCCCGCGCTGGTCGGCTGCTTGGACCCGGCTGTCGGCACCGTCACCCGCGTCACCGTGGACACCGCGTCCTGGCCCGATGCCCCGCAGAAGGTGATGGCGCCCGGTCACACGATCGAGGTGGTCCGGACCGACCTCGACGCCAAGGCGCATGCCATCACCCTGGACTGTGGCACCACGGGACGCTGGGAGCTGCTGGTCATCCCACCCGACGAGCCGGCCGCGACAGCCGCCCGCCTGCTCACCGCGGCCGCCGACCCCGAGAACCCGCTGTCGGCTCCGCGCATCCTGGCCCTCGCCGAGAACGGCTCCGCCGGAGAAGCCGCAGGGGAGTCGGAGGGGCGACCCGGGCTCAGGTGA
- a CDS encoding STAS domain-containing protein, giving the protein MVLSRLDIHRRNRGEQTLVTLVGTIGPATVPLLRAALEQCLRDGVTVIDVDLATVGSCDAKGLDVFLGASRRADRVHASLRLHHPCAQITRLLSATGSTPALLAAPTSPAPPELFGDLRRTGTRTPDEPVRGSDQPVLKDGIRLRRLSRWQVEGVREDIADLAMASVAGTPGEAFHDRADFVRRLAVSAHRPGFALLVAETTVLVGCAYGFPVGPDGSGRRGFDRTLQESIQRLTACARFVVLTQVVAHPHAQHRDIARRLQQRLLTDRRAVLGVALLHPFDQAGQAAFESWGWQNFGEIIGLPGPVAPCVLVLPSATAGVG; this is encoded by the coding sequence ATGGTCCTTTCCCGGCTGGACATCCACCGGCGGAACCGAGGGGAGCAGACGCTCGTCACGCTCGTCGGTACGATCGGACCGGCCACGGTGCCGCTGCTGCGGGCCGCACTGGAGCAGTGTCTGCGCGACGGCGTCACCGTCATCGACGTCGACCTGGCCACGGTCGGCTCCTGCGATGCCAAGGGCCTGGACGTTTTCCTGGGCGCGTCCCGGCGCGCCGACCGGGTCCACGCCTCCCTGCGGCTGCACCACCCGTGCGCGCAGATCACCCGGCTCCTCTCCGCCACCGGCTCCACCCCCGCGCTCCTCGCGGCCCCCACGAGTCCCGCGCCGCCCGAGCTGTTCGGCGACCTCAGGCGTACCGGGACACGGACGCCTGATGAGCCCGTTCGTGGGTCGGATCAGCCGGTCCTCAAGGACGGGATCCGTCTGCGCCGACTGAGCCGTTGGCAGGTCGAGGGGGTGCGGGAGGACATCGCGGACCTGGCCATGGCGTCCGTCGCGGGCACCCCCGGCGAGGCGTTCCACGACCGTGCGGACTTCGTGCGCCGCCTGGCGGTCAGCGCCCACCGTCCCGGCTTCGCGCTGCTGGTCGCCGAGACGACGGTGCTGGTCGGCTGCGCCTACGGCTTTCCGGTGGGCCCTGACGGCTCCGGCCGCCGGGGGTTCGACCGAACGCTGCAGGAGAGCATCCAACGGCTCACCGCCTGCGCACGGTTCGTCGTACTCACTCAGGTCGTGGCCCATCCGCACGCTCAGCACCGCGACATCGCCCGCCGCCTGCAGCAGCGTCTGCTCACCGACCGGCGCGCCGTCCTGGGGGTCGCCCTGCTCCATCCGTTCGACCAGGCCGGGCAAGCCGCCTTCGAGTCCTGGGGCTGGCAGAACTTCGGAGAGATCATCGGGCTGCCCGGCCCGGTCGCCCCCTGCGTGCTGGTCCTGCCGTCTGCCACGGCCGGAGTAGGCTGA
- a CDS encoding DUF5994 family protein, with the protein MTATIDRTITKERLSSAPARLSLTPSASQASASGLLDGAWWPRSRDLLREIPALTDALDACWGRITRVIVNPAHWPVIPRKVPVTGHIVHVGWFAAEQDPNKLIVLSYTVGRLDLLVIPPETETATAARLMAAAAVPGGLRTASALMADEAMSRDAAEVRDREEEWETDGGAASAAGPVSSAPRR; encoded by the coding sequence ATGACCGCGACCATCGACCGTACGATCACCAAAGAGCGCCTGTCCTCAGCGCCGGCCCGGCTGTCCCTGACCCCGTCGGCCTCGCAGGCCTCGGCTTCAGGTCTCCTGGACGGTGCCTGGTGGCCCCGTTCCCGCGATCTCCTCCGGGAGATCCCCGCTCTGACGGACGCGCTGGACGCGTGCTGGGGGCGGATCACCCGCGTCATCGTGAACCCGGCGCACTGGCCCGTCATCCCGCGCAAGGTGCCTGTCACCGGGCACATCGTGCACGTCGGCTGGTTCGCCGCCGAGCAGGACCCGAACAAACTGATCGTCCTCTCCTACACGGTGGGCCGCCTGGACCTGCTGGTGATCCCGCCGGAGACGGAGACGGCCACCGCCGCCCGGCTGATGGCGGCAGCAGCCGTTCCGGGAGGCCTGCGCACCGCCAGCGCTCTGATGGCCGACGAGGCCATGAGCCGCGACGCGGCCGAGGTCCGGGACCGGGAAGAGGAATGGGAGACCGACGGCGGAGCCGCTTCGGCAGCTGGGCCCGTGAGTTCCGCCCCGAGGAGGTGA
- a CDS encoding cupin domain-containing protein, with protein sequence MSSHVSRSALLVRASEAERLADGPSSLITLFADSDDTHGALTANRATLQTGSPGAPAHFHTLASELLFVLGGSMMVLAGEEVHTLEEGDFFLVPPRVPHAFAPASGRDADALVLFTPGLARFDYYRLLERVAKGEASVQEIRDSSEHYDNHYVDSPAWREALAAR encoded by the coding sequence ATGTCATCGCACGTCTCACGGTCCGCGCTGCTCGTCCGTGCCTCCGAAGCGGAGCGCCTGGCCGACGGTCCTTCCAGCCTCATCACGCTCTTCGCCGACTCGGACGACACACACGGCGCGCTGACGGCCAATCGCGCGACACTCCAGACGGGCTCTCCCGGAGCCCCCGCCCACTTCCACACCCTCGCCAGCGAACTCCTCTTCGTCCTCGGCGGCTCCATGATGGTTCTGGCCGGAGAGGAGGTGCATACCTTGGAGGAGGGTGACTTCTTCCTGGTTCCTCCGAGGGTTCCCCATGCTTTCGCCCCTGCCTCGGGCCGGGACGCCGACGCGCTGGTGCTCTTCACGCCGGGGCTGGCCAGGTTCGACTACTACCGGCTGCTGGAGCGTGTCGCCAAGGGCGAGGCCAGCGTGCAGGAGATCCGCGACTCCTCGGAGCACTACGACAACCACTACGTCGACAGCCCCGCATGGCGGGAGGCACTGGCCGCCCGCTGA
- a CDS encoding VOC family protein, whose translation MVGAPHPIGTNTRIRIARPSRDLAAAMRFYVEGLGLEVLWRTTEHAPGEHDLLMIGPRGGVWHLELTHDPEQPLEPAPTVDDLFVVYLGEAVGEDLVSRLLAVGGTRVAAHNPYWDEHGVTVADPDGYLLVLCSRTWSE comes from the coding sequence ATGGTCGGCGCTCCTCATCCGATAGGCACAAACACGCGGATCCGCATCGCACGACCTTCCAGGGATCTCGCCGCCGCCATGCGCTTCTACGTCGAAGGGCTCGGCCTCGAGGTGCTCTGGCGCACCACCGAGCACGCTCCGGGGGAGCACGACCTGCTCATGATCGGTCCGCGCGGCGGAGTCTGGCACCTCGAACTCACTCACGACCCCGAGCAGCCGCTCGAACCCGCCCCGACCGTCGACGATCTCTTCGTCGTCTACCTGGGGGAGGCCGTCGGCGAGGATCTGGTGAGCCGTCTGCTCGCCGTCGGTGGCACCCGCGTGGCCGCCCACAACCCGTACTGGGACGAGCACGGCGTGACCGTCGCGGATCCCGACGGCTACCTTCTCGTCCTTTGTTCCCGCACCTGGAGCGAGTGA
- a CDS encoding nuclear transport factor 2 family protein, translating to MGSSHTMYVTDDHALSAPASDIAAVTKELRDRTEITDALYRFALGQDLKNRELFASAFAEDAELDFRPAAAKWGAKPPLMAGRETIVTTILGLFTGQVDTTHQITNPRVAVDGDTARLTALVEAQHLLTADHSKHALLKNHYAVDLVRHGDSWVIQHLHIDTAWYTGDPAAIFGSGD from the coding sequence ATGGGGAGTTCACACACGATGTACGTCACCGACGACCACGCCCTGTCCGCCCCGGCCTCGGACATCGCGGCAGTCACCAAGGAGCTGCGGGACCGCACGGAGATCACGGATGCGCTGTACCGATTCGCCCTCGGCCAGGACCTCAAGAACCGGGAATTGTTCGCCTCGGCCTTTGCCGAGGACGCCGAACTGGACTTCCGGCCCGCGGCCGCGAAGTGGGGCGCCAAGCCCCCGCTGATGGCCGGCCGCGAGACGATCGTGACCACGATCCTGGGCCTGTTCACCGGCCAGGTCGACACCACCCACCAGATCACCAACCCGCGCGTCGCCGTCGACGGCGACACCGCCCGCCTGACCGCCCTCGTCGAGGCCCAGCACCTGCTCACCGCCGACCACAGCAAGCACGCCCTGCTGAAGAACCACTACGCCGTCGACCTCGTCCGCCACGGCGACTCCTGGGTCATCCAGCACCTGCACATCGACACCGCCTGGTACACCGGCGACCCCGCCGCCATCTTCGGCAGCGGAGACTGA
- a CDS encoding LysR family transcriptional regulator — translation MLERHEFEAFLTLAEELHFGRTAERLHLSTARVSQTIRNLERRVGAPLFNRTSRRVELTAIGRQLDEDLRPTWARITAALERAIDAGRGITGLLRVGFVDAAGGQLLVGASEVFRVRHPDCDVHIREARMSDVVRWLRDAEVDVVLAGFPVQDPGIAMGPVLVREARFLALPAGHRLARQESVSVEDMARIRILRVTGAVPDSWRDVHTPDTTPAGRPIEPGPSAVTFQEALTLVGADQGAFPVGAHARRYHARPDVTYLPFHDAPPVEWGLLWRVDAETARVRAFSQAAFNLTRSHR, via the coding sequence ATGCTGGAGCGGCACGAGTTCGAGGCGTTTCTGACGCTCGCCGAAGAGCTGCATTTCGGCCGCACGGCCGAGCGGCTGCACCTGTCCACGGCCCGGGTCAGCCAGACGATCAGGAACCTGGAGCGACGCGTCGGGGCTCCGCTCTTCAACCGCACCAGCCGACGAGTGGAACTGACCGCGATCGGGCGGCAACTCGACGAAGACCTGAGGCCCACGTGGGCCCGGATCACGGCGGCCCTTGAACGGGCGATCGACGCCGGGCGGGGCATCACCGGCCTGCTGCGCGTCGGGTTCGTCGACGCGGCCGGAGGGCAGCTGCTGGTCGGGGCCAGTGAAGTGTTCCGCGTCCGCCATCCCGACTGCGATGTGCACATCCGGGAGGCGCGGATGTCCGACGTCGTACGGTGGCTGCGCGACGCCGAGGTGGACGTCGTACTGGCCGGCTTTCCCGTCCAAGATCCAGGCATTGCCATGGGACCGGTGCTGGTGCGCGAAGCCCGCTTCCTGGCCCTCCCCGCCGGGCATCGCCTCGCCCGTCAGGAGTCCGTCTCCGTCGAGGACATGGCCCGGATCAGGATCCTGCGGGTCACCGGTGCGGTGCCGGATTCCTGGCGCGATGTGCACACCCCGGATACGACACCCGCCGGACGGCCGATCGAGCCCGGCCCGTCGGCCGTGACCTTCCAGGAGGCCCTGACCCTCGTCGGCGCCGACCAGGGCGCATTCCCCGTCGGTGCGCATGCCAGGCGCTACCACGCACGCCCCGATGTGACGTACCTGCCGTTCCATGACGCCCCGCCGGTGGAGTGGGGTCTGCTGTGGCGCGTGGATGCGGAAACCGCCCGCGTGCGAGCTTTCAGCCAGGCCGCGTTCAACCTGACCCGCAGCCACCGCTGA
- a CDS encoding DUF4433 domain-containing protein, with the protein MERERVAELHYITPISNLASIGTHGLLSHHAAEAVDHLSVALPDVQDRRARKVVPNGGPLHSYANLYFDARNPMMYYLTRHGHDDLIVVRVAPSVLDISGAVVTDGNAAADTTRFLASPSGLSFLEAKLVYSDSWNSNDYWQYVEQKRARCAEVLVPNSVLPNYIVGCYTSNSEHAEICRAAQPHWKVEVNKRVYFR; encoded by the coding sequence GTGGAGCGTGAGAGGGTCGCTGAGCTTCATTACATTACCCCCATTTCTAATCTCGCCTCCATAGGAACTCATGGCCTGTTGAGCCACCACGCTGCGGAGGCTGTAGACCACCTGTCGGTTGCCTTACCTGATGTACAGGACAGGCGTGCACGCAAAGTCGTTCCGAATGGCGGGCCGCTGCACTCTTACGCAAACCTGTACTTCGATGCGCGAAATCCGATGATGTATTACTTGACGCGACACGGGCACGATGACCTGATTGTTGTGAGAGTTGCTCCGAGCGTTTTGGATATTTCGGGTGCCGTTGTAACGGATGGGAATGCGGCTGCCGATACGACCCGCTTCCTTGCCTCGCCGTCAGGTTTGTCCTTCTTGGAAGCCAAGCTTGTATATTCTGACAGCTGGAATAGCAACGACTACTGGCAGTATGTTGAGCAGAAGCGTGCGCGGTGTGCCGAAGTTCTGGTGCCTAATTCTGTATTGCCTAATTACATCGTCGGCTGTTATACTTCGAATAGCGAGCATGCGGAAATCTGCAGGGCTGCACAGCCTCATTGGAAGGTGGAGGTGAATAAACGTGTCTACTTCCGCTGA
- a CDS encoding macro domain-containing protein — MSTSADNVRIVQGDLLKSSMHGLVNTVNTVGVMGKGIALAFKKRYPDMFADYVRRCDAKEVHLGQPYPFEVDGHVVINFPTKAHWRSVSKLSDIVDGLEYLKANYRAWGLRSIAVPPLGCGNGQLEWAVVGPILIDHLAQLNIPVELYAPHGVDVAGGQLNLWDDEQRDEPQRKIDPSLIALVEILHRLEDQPYRWPVGRVMLQKLAYFATVAGLPTGFEYERASFGPFSSQLKPAIAKLQNNGLLDERQRGRMFEVRVGDAYEAARKEFTSQIEKWDQVIDSTCDLVARFDTTQAEIAATVHYTAYHLYRRNGDLPTATEVLNAVEAWKVRRVPPLKREDILRAIANLATRQWIRVLPDESIQEAAEELSLI; from the coding sequence GTGTCTACTTCCGCTGACAACGTGCGGATCGTTCAAGGTGATTTGCTGAAATCTTCTATGCATGGACTCGTGAACACGGTCAACACTGTTGGAGTGATGGGCAAGGGGATCGCCCTTGCCTTCAAGAAGCGATATCCGGACATGTTTGCGGACTATGTTCGCCGGTGTGATGCGAAAGAAGTTCACCTAGGGCAGCCGTACCCGTTTGAGGTTGATGGGCATGTAGTTATCAACTTCCCGACGAAAGCTCACTGGCGTAGTGTGAGCAAGCTATCGGACATCGTTGACGGCCTCGAATACCTCAAGGCGAACTACCGTGCGTGGGGCTTGCGTTCCATCGCTGTACCGCCCCTGGGCTGCGGCAATGGTCAGCTTGAATGGGCGGTAGTTGGTCCTATCCTGATCGACCACCTTGCGCAGCTCAACATTCCTGTGGAGCTTTACGCTCCGCATGGAGTTGACGTAGCGGGCGGCCAACTCAATCTCTGGGATGATGAGCAGAGAGATGAGCCGCAGAGGAAAATTGATCCTTCGCTGATTGCGCTGGTCGAAATCCTGCATCGCCTTGAAGATCAGCCGTACCGATGGCCAGTCGGTCGCGTAATGCTTCAGAAGCTCGCGTACTTTGCAACGGTGGCCGGATTGCCGACAGGGTTCGAGTATGAGCGAGCTAGCTTTGGGCCGTTCTCATCGCAATTGAAGCCAGCAATCGCGAAGCTTCAAAATAACGGTTTGCTCGATGAACGGCAGCGCGGGAGGATGTTCGAAGTTCGAGTGGGTGACGCCTACGAGGCTGCTCGCAAGGAATTCACTTCCCAAATTGAGAAGTGGGATCAAGTCATCGATTCGACGTGCGACCTGGTCGCGCGATTCGATACGACACAAGCAGAGATCGCGGCTACCGTCCATTACACGGCCTATCATCTCTACCGCAGGAATGGTGATCTTCCGACTGCTACGGAAGTTCTGAATGCGGTGGAGGCTTGGAAGGTTAGGCGCGTGCCCCCGTTGAAGCGTGAAGATATTCTTCGCGCTATCGCTAACCTCGCAACACGGCAATGGATTCGGGTACTTCCTGATGAATCTATCCAGGAAGCTGCTGAGGAGCTGAGCCTGATTTAG
- a CDS encoding HAD family hydrolase has protein sequence MALFDLDNTLVDRRGGLEEWARGFVRSRRLPGGAQAVICERLRARAYPADFVHLREALGLRDDPGDLWREYVDGVARSVRCFPGVRKGLEALRGEGWTLGIATNGAGDIQRAKLAASGLAAYVDGICVSEEVGARKPAREHFEAAVALCGLRPSAGGWMVGDSPETDMEGARAAGLRTAWVTNGRTWTDGLREPDIAAPDVVKAIVAMRQAMA, from the coding sequence ATGGCACTCTTCGATCTCGATAACACCTTGGTTGACCGGCGCGGGGGCCTGGAGGAGTGGGCCCGCGGCTTTGTGCGGTCGCGGCGACTGCCAGGGGGAGCGCAGGCCGTCATCTGCGAGCGGCTCCGGGCGCGGGCCTACCCGGCGGACTTCGTTCATCTGCGGGAGGCGCTCGGGCTCCGCGATGACCCGGGTGACCTCTGGCGCGAGTACGTCGATGGCGTCGCTCGGTCGGTGCGCTGCTTCCCGGGGGTACGGAAGGGTCTAGAAGCGCTGCGCGGCGAGGGGTGGACGCTCGGCATCGCGACGAACGGCGCCGGGGACATCCAACGGGCCAAGCTCGCCGCGTCTGGACTCGCGGCGTACGTCGATGGCATCTGTGTCTCAGAGGAGGTCGGAGCCAGGAAACCGGCGCGCGAGCACTTCGAGGCTGCCGTTGCCCTGTGCGGCCTCCGACCGAGCGCTGGAGGGTGGATGGTCGGAGATAGCCCCGAGACGGACATGGAAGGAGCCCGCGCGGCAGGGCTTCGTACGGCGTGGGTGACCAATGGCCGTACATGGACCGATGGCCTTCGCGAACCCGACATCGCGGCGCCAGACGTCGTGAAGGCCATAGTGGCGATGCGGCAGGCGATGGCCTAG
- a CDS encoding DUF1932 domain-containing protein, with amino-acid sequence MTVVGVLHPGSMGAAVAAQVRLSGAEVLWCPTGRSSATKERALRYGLTSATDLRELVDAADVILSICPPAYAEDVATEVAAHAFAGIYLDCNAISPATMARVYAIVARGGAIVVDGSIIGSPPSDSKSPRLYLSGPKGALASVAPLFSGSAVHAHALSGGVGRASALKLSYSSFQKTSRVLAAVSYALARDYGVEEELLDIAQGRTISYLAETNYIPKVAARSWRWGPELEEAAATLREAGLPAELAEAAATIMSRWDDLRDSSLGTPEVLEHLHDAPERQPD; translated from the coding sequence ATGACCGTCGTCGGAGTCCTGCACCCGGGCAGCATGGGCGCCGCGGTGGCAGCACAGGTCCGGCTCAGCGGAGCCGAGGTTCTGTGGTGCCCGACCGGGCGCAGCTCCGCGACGAAAGAGCGGGCTCTCAGATATGGACTGACCTCAGCGACCGATCTGCGGGAGCTGGTCGACGCGGCGGACGTGATCCTCAGCATCTGCCCGCCGGCGTACGCGGAGGATGTCGCAACAGAGGTCGCGGCTCACGCGTTCGCGGGGATCTACCTGGATTGCAACGCGATTTCTCCGGCCACGATGGCACGCGTCTACGCCATCGTGGCTCGTGGCGGGGCGATCGTGGTGGACGGGTCCATCATCGGCTCGCCTCCGTCCGACTCGAAGTCTCCCCGCCTCTACCTGTCCGGGCCGAAGGGTGCACTGGCGTCTGTGGCGCCGCTCTTCTCTGGGTCGGCGGTTCACGCGCACGCACTCTCCGGCGGAGTCGGCCGCGCCTCCGCGCTCAAGCTCTCGTACAGCAGCTTCCAGAAGACGAGTCGCGTACTCGCTGCGGTCTCGTACGCCCTGGCCCGTGACTACGGAGTGGAGGAGGAGCTACTCGACATCGCGCAGGGGCGCACCATCAGCTACCTCGCGGAGACCAACTACATCCCCAAGGTGGCCGCGCGGTCATGGCGCTGGGGCCCCGAGCTGGAAGAGGCCGCGGCCACCCTGCGGGAAGCCGGGCTTCCCGCAGAACTCGCGGAGGCAGCGGCCACGATCATGAGCCGGTGGGACGACCTCAGGGATTCGTCCCTGGGCACCCCCGAGGTGCTTGAGCATCTGCACGATGCTCCCGAGCGGCAACCTGACTAG
- a CDS encoding guanylate kinase, with amino-acid sequence MSPSGVILYGPPGSGKDTITAELSALRPEFVLFQRLKAGPGRTAGYRLTTAEHVEELAQAGEILYRNSRYDAEYAIDRGEVSALVDAGRIPVLHVGQVTGAHAVAAHPINWARVLLWCPEDVTRQRCQGRGDKDLDTRLKVWHETRQDLLDHAAEPWSLVIRTDQLSAAQAAQAIDKARLAGAPPEVRDIPGLVG; translated from the coding sequence ATGAGCCCTTCCGGCGTCATCCTCTACGGTCCTCCGGGGTCTGGCAAGGACACGATCACAGCCGAACTATCCGCCCTGAGGCCGGAGTTCGTTCTCTTTCAGCGGCTCAAAGCGGGCCCCGGACGGACTGCCGGGTACCGGCTCACGACAGCCGAGCACGTCGAGGAACTGGCACAGGCCGGAGAGATCCTTTACCGCAACAGCCGGTACGACGCGGAGTACGCCATCGACCGCGGCGAGGTTTCCGCGCTTGTCGACGCGGGACGTATCCCCGTCCTCCACGTGGGCCAGGTCACCGGAGCCCACGCCGTCGCGGCCCACCCAATCAACTGGGCGCGGGTGCTCCTGTGGTGCCCCGAAGACGTGACGCGTCAGCGCTGCCAGGGCCGCGGAGACAAGGACTTGGACACTCGTCTCAAGGTCTGGCACGAGACCCGGCAAGATCTCTTGGACCATGCCGCGGAGCCCTGGTCACTCGTCATCCGAACCGACCAGCTCAGCGCAGCTCAGGCAGCACAGGCCATCGACAAAGCGCGGTTGGCCGGCGCGCCACCCGAAGTGCGCGATATCCCCGGGCTCGTCGGATGA
- a CDS encoding AAA family ATPase, which produces MARKHPDWKPDLLRMHREEIGLTLEDTGEKLREIAERHGFNIAANFQTIWGHEKGSVYPGPHYRRAYCRLYRRNEAQLGFRKALPGEDAPVESVPAPDSAERKLPNQPDAVRQALSSIREGTDNVDSEALRNRVVDAWRRHTAGGNVDGPTVILVGGYAGSGKSEFAKFLGGLTGWPILDKDSLTRPLVDQLLVALGGEAHDRSSALYREKVRPLEYRCLMEAAWDNVDCGISTILDAPFITEFSQAEWMQRFQNRCRSKRVSVATIWVECDPESMREYIEFRGAARDAWKMESWDEYVLGLDLKMRPQGPHFVVDNRLGAAVALVDEARDVLSGGGL; this is translated from the coding sequence ATGGCTCGGAAGCACCCAGATTGGAAGCCTGATCTCCTGCGAATGCATCGCGAGGAAATAGGGCTCACCCTGGAAGACACGGGGGAGAAGCTCCGAGAAATCGCGGAGCGTCACGGCTTCAACATTGCCGCAAACTTCCAAACGATCTGGGGCCACGAAAAGGGTTCGGTATATCCCGGTCCGCATTACCGCCGGGCGTACTGCCGTCTCTATCGTCGCAACGAAGCTCAACTTGGCTTCCGCAAGGCACTGCCCGGAGAGGATGCCCCTGTGGAATCCGTACCGGCGCCCGATTCCGCTGAGCGAAAGCTCCCCAACCAACCGGACGCAGTACGTCAAGCGCTCAGCAGCATCCGCGAAGGCACTGACAACGTGGACAGTGAGGCTCTGCGCAATCGCGTGGTCGACGCATGGCGTCGCCACACCGCAGGGGGAAACGTCGACGGGCCCACCGTGATCCTGGTCGGAGGGTATGCGGGGTCGGGAAAGTCGGAGTTCGCAAAGTTCCTCGGAGGGCTCACCGGCTGGCCCATCCTGGACAAGGACTCACTGACACGTCCGTTGGTGGACCAACTCTTGGTCGCATTGGGCGGAGAAGCTCACGACCGAAGTTCGGCACTTTACCGCGAAAAGGTTCGACCGCTCGAATATCGATGCCTCATGGAAGCCGCATGGGACAACGTAGATTGCGGAATCTCAACGATCCTGGACGCCCCATTCATCACCGAATTCTCTCAAGCCGAATGGATGCAGCGCTTCCAGAACCGCTGCCGATCAAAGCGCGTATCCGTCGCGACCATATGGGTTGAGTGCGACCCTGAGTCCATGCGCGAGTACATTGAATTCCGCGGGGCGGCACGCGACGCCTGGAAGATGGAGTCCTGGGATGAATACGTGTTGGGGCTTGACTTGAAGATGCGGCCACAGGGCCCGCACTTCGTGGTCGACAACCGGCTTGGCGCCGCCGTGGCCCTGGTCGATGAAGCCCGCGACGTACTGAGTGGAGGCGGACTATGA